The Polyangium mundeleinium genome contains the following window.
GCAGCGCAGCTCGCGCAGCAGGTTCATCGAGCCCGAGGCCACCCAGTCGGTGCCGAGCGCGATCGGCACGCCGAGCGTGTCGAGCAGCGTGACGCTCGCGGTGTTGCCGTAGAGATCGACGTTCGAGCGCGGCGACCAGACGACGGTGCTGAAGTCCTTGCGCATCTCGGCGAAGTCGTCGGCGAGGAAGCCGATTGCGTGCACGATGGCCGTCTGCGGCTGGACGATGTCGTTCGCGCCCGAGATCTGGCAGGTGATCTCGTTGTGCGCGGCCTTGTCGATGCCCTCGCTGACGTGCGGCACGTACGCTTCGATGTCGGCGATGGCCGTGGCGGCCGTGGGCGAGGGGTAGTTGCAGCCCGATTCGAGCATGAGGCCGCCGCTGTCGCCGAGCGGGAACGTGTCGGAGTCGGCGGGCTTGATCGGGAGGCCTTCCATCCGGCCCTGCACGTCGAGGTTGCGGAGCAGGCCGGCCTGGCCGCCCGCGCCGAGCGTCGACGTCGCGCCGCTCATCACGAAGCGCAGCTCCGCGAACCGCACCACGTCGCCGCTCGCGCCGCCGTTCACCGAGATCTTCGGCAGCCCCGGCGCGCCCTTTCGCCACTGATGGCGGTGCGTGTAGCGGACGCCGTCGTGCGTCTTCGGCGGGTTGTTCGCGAAGCCGATGTGATCGTGCGCGTTGATGAGCCCCGGCGAGATGACGCCGTCCGCGCACTCGATGATCGTGGGATCGGCCGCGGCGGGCGAGGCGCTGCAATCGCAGTCGACGCAGGCGATGCTGCCCGTCGTGTCGAGCGCGAGCTCGCCGCGGTGGAACGTCTGATCGGGCGCGAGCACGGTGCCGCGGAAGATCGTGCCCGAGGTTCCCTGCTTCACGACCGCGCACGTGCCCGAGGCCGGCGGCGTGAGCGGAGCGCCCGGACACTCGATCACGACGCCGCTCGGCGCGCCTCCGCTGCCTCCTGCGCCGCCCTGACCGCCTTGCCCCCCTGCGCCGCCCTGTCCGCCCTCGCCCGCGACGCCGCCCTGTCCCCCTTGTCCGCCGACGCCGCCCTGCCCGCCGGCCCCGCCCGGGCCCGCGCTGCTGCTGCTCGTCGTGGTCATACTGGTGCCCCCTTCCGCACACCCCGCCGCGATTGCGGCGAGTGGGAGCGTCAGGGCCATCGTGCAAAGGAAGAGCGAGGGACGGGTGAAGCGGGGCGGTCTCATGCTCGCATCTTACGCGAAGACGGGCGGCCCGGCTGCTCGTCCGCGCGTCCTGACGAACAGCGTCACGCGTTCGTCACGCCCGATCGACGCAGCCGTCGTGGGCGGCTCGGGACCCTCGCTCCACTATCGACGCGCCGCGCCGCGCGCGCTAAGCACCTCGCCGGAGAGCGTGCATGAAGATCTTCATCGACTCGGGTGACATCGCGGAGATCAAAGAGGCGCAGGCGATGGGCGTCATCGACGGGGTGACGACCAACCCCTCGCTCCTCGCGAAGGGGGGCAAGCCCACGAAGGTGGCCATCGCGGAGATCTGCGAGGTGGTCGACGGCCCCATTTCGGCTGAGGTTGTCGGCGTCGAGGCCCAGGAGATCCTGCGCGAAGGCCGGGAGCTCGCGCGGATTCACAAGAACGTCGTCGTCAAGGTTCCGCTCATCGACGAGGGCCTGAAGGCGGTCCGCGTCTTCGCGGCCGAGGGGATCAAGACGAACGTGACGCTCTGCTTCTCCGCCTCGCAGGCGCTGCTCGCGGCGAAGGCGGGCGCGACGTACATCTCGCCGTTCGTCGGTCGCGTCGACGACATCTCGGGCGATGGCATGGACCTCATCCAGCAGATCGTGCAGATCTACCGGAACTACGAGTTCAAGACCGAGGTCCTCACCGCGAGCGTGCGCCACCCCGTGCATTTCGTGCAGGCGGCGATGATCGGCGCGCACGTGGCGACGCTGCCGCTCAAGGTGATCAAGCAGCTCCTCAAGCACCCGCTCACCGACCTCGGGCTCGCGCAGTTCCTCGCGGACGCGAAGAAGATCCCGCAGTCGTAGCCGTGGCGACGACGAAGAAGGGCAAACCCGCCCCGCCCGCGCCTGCGCCGAACGTGGTGGAGGTCGCGACGCGGGGCGGGCCGTTCGAAGGCGCCTCGCCCGTGGTGATCCGTCGTCGCGCCGGCAAGATGCTCGAACACCTCGGCCTCGCGGCGGTCGAGCTCAGCATCGCGCTCGTCGACGACACGACGATCCACGAGCTGAACCGTTCGTACCGGCACAAGGACAAACCCACGGACGTCCTTTCTTTTCCGCTGCACGAGCGCCCGCCCGGGTGGAAGCCGAAGGGGGCGAAGGGCGCGGAGATCGGTGCGGGATGGCCGCATGCAGGGCCACTCGGGGATGTGATCCTCTCGATCGACACGGCGCGGCGACAGGCCGCGGAGCAAGGCCGTCCGCTGCTCGCGGAGCTCACGATGCTCCTCGCGCACGGCCTCTTGCACCTCGTCGGGTACGATCACCGGACGGCGGCGGAGGATCGCGAGATGACGGCGCGGACACGGGAGCTCGAGGCAGCGGCGAGCGCGCGGACGGCAGGCGCCCCCCGGTGACTTTCCCGAGATTTTGCCTTGCGAGGCCACTCTTCGCCTGTTAAACGGTCGCCCGCTCGCGTCCAGGACGTGCTCGGACAGAGCCATTTCATGGGGTCGTCACCGATATCGGGCGGCGATCCAAGAGGAGGGCAGGATGCCTCTTAGCAAGCTGACGAAAGCCCAGATCACGACCGCTCTCGCCGAGAGCACCGGCCTCGACAAGAAGGCCGTGGGTGGCGTCCTCGACGCGCTCTCGGCGCTCGTGGCCAAGCAACTCGGATCGGATGGTCCGGGCGAAATCACGATCCCGGGGCTCGTCAAGCTCAAGGCGAAGGCGACGCCTGCCACGGCCGATCGGCAGGGTGTCAATCCGTTCACGAAGGAGCCCATGACCATCAAGGGCAAGCCCGCGAGCCGCAAGGTCCGCGCGACGCCGGTCAAGGGCCTCAAGGATCAGGTGGGCGCGTAACCGAATCTTCGGTTTACGTTTCCGTTTCGCCGGAACCGGCGCGGGCCTCATCGCTCGTGCCGGTTTCGTTTTTCGAACGCGCCTCACGACGGGATCGCCAGGCGAACGCGGCGATCGCGGCCACGAAGATGAAGCGGAGCGGCTTGTCCCCGAAACGGCCGTAGACCGTGAGCGAGCCGTCGCGCAGCGTGGGCGTCGCGACGAGCGTGGAGGGTGACGTGGAGGCATCCCGCGCGACGACGACGCCACGCGCGTCGATCCACGAGAGCACGCCGAGGTTCACGGCGCGCACGAGATCCAGGCGATGCTCGATCGCGCGCATCGCCGCGAGCCGCGCGTGGAGTTCGGGCTCCGCGGTCCCCACGAACCACGCGTCGTTCGTGACGTTGACGAGCAAGTTCGGCTGGAGCGCGCGCGTGATCCGCAGGCCGACACCGGCGAGCGTGTCCTCGTAGCAATTGAGCACACCCATGCGCACGGGGCCGTCCGCGTGGGGAAGCACGAGCGCCGTCGGCTCGGTGCCCGGCACGAGGCCGCCGCTCGCCTGGAAGATGCGACGTAGCCAAGGGATGTAGCCGCCGAGCGGGACGGTCTCGCCGAACCAGAGCAACTCGAGCTTGTCGTACGAGGGCTGGAGCGAGCCATCGGGCAGGACGAGGGTCGCGGAGTTGCGGCTGTTCGTCTCCACGACGCCGGGGCTCGTGGCGGTCGGCTTCTCCAGCATGATGAGCCCGAACAGGATCGGCCCGCGCGCGCCGTCCCCGTGCACGGCGCGTGGCCCACGCGGCGCTTGCGTCGTGCCGTGCATGAGCGGGTAGGGGTAGGCTGCCTCGGGCCAGACCGTCAGGTCCACGCCACCCGCCTCGGCGTCCTTCGTGAGCCGCCGCAGATCGCGCAGGATCCCCGCGTGGTTTTTCGCGTCCCAGCGCTCCGTCGGACCAACGGCCTGGTTGAGGAGCGCGACGCGGATCGTGCGCACCACCGAGGGCTGCGTGGCGAGAAAGCGAATGCGGAGCGCGCCGTGGATCACGAGCAGCGCGGGGATGGCCGCGGCGATCACGAGCGGGATCGTGGTCTTCGCGCCGAAGCGCGCCTTCGTGGAGGTCGCATCCTTTGCGAACATCGCCTGGAGCGCGCGCGCGAGGAACGCGGCGGAGACGGCGAAGATCACGGACACGCCCCGCTCACCGACGAGATCCGCGAGCTGCACGAGCGCCGGCCATGGGCTCACGAGGCCGGCCGGCGTCCACGCGAAGACCGAGGGGAGCGAGACCGCGACGAACACGCCGATGGCAAACGCGAGGACGAACGGCGCGCGCGCGCGGCGATGGACGAGGTGCGTCGCGGCCGCGCCGATCGCCCAGATGAGCGATTGCCCGGCGGCGAGGAGGACGAGCGCGAGGTACGCAGCCGCCGAGCCGAGCGGCGTGAAGCGCTGGACCACGCTCGGCACGAAGCGGAGGCCCACGATGCCCGCGGCCGTCGCCCACGCCGCGCCGCGCCCGAATGCGCGCCACGTCGTCGGCGCGTCCTCGAGGGACCACGCGAGCAGCGCGAGGCCGAGGAACACCGCGGGATAGAGGTCGGTCGGGGGCGAGGTGAGGGCGAAGAGGATCCCCCCGGCGATGGCCAGGAGGAGGGCCTTGTGGCGCCGCAGTCGTTGCATGGTGGGGAAG
Protein-coding sequences here:
- the ybeY gene encoding rRNA maturation RNase YbeY; protein product: MATTKKGKPAPPAPAPNVVEVATRGGPFEGASPVVIRRRAGKMLEHLGLAAVELSIALVDDTTIHELNRSYRHKDKPTDVLSFPLHERPPGWKPKGAKGAEIGAGWPHAGPLGDVILSIDTARRQAAEQGRPLLAELTMLLAHGLLHLVGYDHRTAAEDREMTARTRELEAAASARTAGAPR
- a CDS encoding HU family DNA-binding protein: MPLSKLTKAQITTALAESTGLDKKAVGGVLDALSALVAKQLGSDGPGEITIPGLVKLKAKATPATADRQGVNPFTKEPMTIKGKPASRKVRATPVKGLKDQVGA
- the fsa gene encoding fructose-6-phosphate aldolase; the encoded protein is MKIFIDSGDIAEIKEAQAMGVIDGVTTNPSLLAKGGKPTKVAIAEICEVVDGPISAEVVGVEAQEILREGRELARIHKNVVVKVPLIDEGLKAVRVFAAEGIKTNVTLCFSASQALLAAKAGATYISPFVGRVDDISGDGMDLIQQIVQIYRNYEFKTEVLTASVRHPVHFVQAAMIGAHVATLPLKVIKQLLKHPLTDLGLAQFLADAKKIPQS
- the lnt gene encoding apolipoprotein N-acyltransferase, coding for MQRLRRHKALLLAIAGGILFALTSPPTDLYPAVFLGLALLAWSLEDAPTTWRAFGRGAAWATAAGIVGLRFVPSVVQRFTPLGSAAAYLALVLLAAGQSLIWAIGAAATHLVHRRARAPFVLAFAIGVFVAVSLPSVFAWTPAGLVSPWPALVQLADLVGERGVSVIFAVSAAFLARALQAMFAKDATSTKARFGAKTTIPLVIAAAIPALLVIHGALRIRFLATQPSVVRTIRVALLNQAVGPTERWDAKNHAGILRDLRRLTKDAEAGGVDLTVWPEAAYPYPLMHGTTQAPRGPRAVHGDGARGPILFGLIMLEKPTATSPGVVETNSRNSATLVLPDGSLQPSYDKLELLWFGETVPLGGYIPWLRRIFQASGGLVPGTEPTALVLPHADGPVRMGVLNCYEDTLAGVGLRITRALQPNLLVNVTNDAWFVGTAEPELHARLAAMRAIEHRLDLVRAVNLGVLSWIDARGVVVARDASTSPSTLVATPTLRDGSLTVYGRFGDKPLRFIFVAAIAAFAWRSRREARSKNETGTSDEARAGSGETET